The Williamsia sp. DF01-3 genome has a window encoding:
- a CDS encoding aspartate/glutamate racemase family protein produces the protein MKTLGLIGGMSWVSTAEYYRMINELVADRLGGLHSAQIILESVDFGEIEKLKLAGRWADVGAHLAAAATRLESHGADAIVLCTNTMHYVAETIEDAVSIPFIHIADTTARAITAAGSSRVGLLATAFTMESSFYRDRVASHGLDVLTPDAADRDQVSSIIYNELCHNVIRPESRALYLEVVGRLLAEGVEGIILGCTEVELLIGPEDVTVPVFPTTLLHAQAAVDFALSDR, from the coding sequence ATGAAGACGTTGGGGCTGATCGGTGGAATGAGCTGGGTCAGCACTGCCGAGTACTACCGCATGATCAACGAACTCGTCGCGGATCGGCTCGGCGGGCTTCATTCGGCGCAGATAATCCTGGAGTCCGTCGACTTCGGTGAGATCGAGAAGCTGAAACTCGCCGGGCGATGGGCCGACGTCGGAGCCCACCTCGCCGCGGCGGCCACCCGGCTCGAGTCGCATGGAGCAGACGCGATCGTGCTGTGCACCAACACGATGCACTACGTGGCCGAGACCATCGAGGATGCGGTGTCCATCCCGTTCATCCACATCGCCGATACAACAGCCAGGGCAATCACCGCGGCGGGTTCATCGCGCGTGGGGTTACTGGCCACCGCATTCACGATGGAGTCGTCGTTTTACCGTGACCGCGTCGCCTCTCACGGTCTCGACGTGTTGACGCCAGACGCCGCAGACCGCGACCAGGTCAGTTCGATCATCTACAACGAGCTCTGCCACAACGTCATACGTCCTGAGTCGCGCGCGCTCTACCTTGAGGTGGTCGGCCGATTGCTGGCCGAGGGCGTCGAAGGGATCATTCTCGGGTGCACCGAGGTCGAATTGCTGATCGGCCCGGAGGACGTCACCGTCCCTGTGTTCCCGACAACCCTCTTGCACGCGCAGGCCGCCGTCGACTTCGCGCTGTCCGACCGGTAG
- a CDS encoding competence/damage-inducible protein A: MTVRAGIVVTGTEVLTGRVTDQNGPWVAQHLLDLGVDVAHITVCGDRPDDLTAQLQFLADQRVDLIVTTGGLGPTADDLTVATVAAFCGRELHLDTELEQHIDSIVQRWRGRMTSAPDAAPLREGIRKQAMVPEGAESIPPTGTAPGVAIAAEVVDSVPVRPAILVLPGPPRELQTMWPTALDTAPVVEALAGRSEFNQSTIFAYGLSEADLAATLRTIEHEVSGFDDLEITTCLRLGELEMVTRYPESAAGAYSRLAEQVTARHGDRIFSTDGSTIDDLVATALAGRRIATAESCTGGLVAARLTERPGSSAYVMGGVVSYANEVKSGLLDVPAEMIAEHGAVSEQVAARMAEGALSRVGADVAVSTTGIAGPGGGSDLKPVGTVCFGVAVTGQPTVTRTRRLPGDRTSVRALSTTVAMHMLAEVLRTP, from the coding sequence ATGACAGTGCGGGCAGGAATCGTGGTGACCGGTACCGAAGTCCTCACCGGCCGGGTCACCGACCAGAACGGCCCGTGGGTCGCTCAGCATCTCCTCGACCTCGGTGTCGACGTCGCGCACATCACCGTGTGCGGCGACCGCCCGGATGACCTCACCGCACAGCTCCAGTTTCTGGCCGACCAGCGCGTGGACCTCATCGTCACCACGGGTGGTCTCGGCCCGACCGCCGACGACCTGACCGTTGCAACGGTTGCCGCGTTCTGCGGTCGCGAACTGCACCTCGACACCGAACTCGAGCAGCACATCGATTCCATCGTGCAACGGTGGCGTGGACGGATGACTTCTGCGCCCGACGCTGCGCCACTGCGTGAGGGTATCCGCAAGCAGGCGATGGTTCCCGAAGGCGCAGAATCCATTCCGCCTACCGGCACCGCCCCCGGAGTGGCCATCGCCGCCGAGGTGGTCGATTCCGTTCCGGTTCGGCCCGCCATCCTGGTGTTGCCGGGGCCGCCCCGAGAACTCCAGACGATGTGGCCGACGGCGCTCGATACCGCCCCGGTGGTCGAAGCTCTGGCGGGTCGGTCGGAGTTCAATCAGTCGACGATCTTCGCGTACGGCTTGTCCGAAGCAGATCTGGCAGCAACGCTTCGGACCATCGAGCACGAGGTCAGCGGCTTCGATGATCTGGAGATCACCACCTGCCTGCGGCTCGGCGAGCTCGAGATGGTGACTCGCTACCCAGAGTCTGCTGCGGGGGCGTACTCCCGATTGGCAGAGCAGGTCACCGCCCGTCATGGCGACCGGATCTTCTCGACCGATGGGTCGACCATCGACGATCTGGTGGCGACAGCGCTCGCCGGCCGTCGTATCGCGACCGCAGAATCATGCACTGGCGGCCTCGTCGCGGCCCGACTCACCGAACGGCCCGGATCATCGGCATACGTAATGGGCGGCGTCGTCTCGTACGCGAATGAGGTGAAGTCCGGCCTTCTCGACGTCCCCGCGGAGATGATCGCCGAGCACGGCGCCGTGAGTGAACAGGTCGCCGCACGGATGGCCGAGGGTGCGCTGAGCCGGGTCGGCGCTGACGTGGCGGTGTCCACAACCGGGATCGCCGGGCCCGGCGGTGGATCCGACCTCAAACCGGTGGGCACGGTGTGCTTCGGCGTCGCGGTGACGGGTCAGCCGACCGTCACGAGGACTCGACGCCTGCCCGGCGACCGGACGAGCGTCCGGGCACTGTCCACGACAGTTGCCATGCACATGCTTGCGGAAGTGCTGCGCACACCCTGA
- a CDS encoding serine hydrolase, with protein sequence MKTHKRLGSAITVMALVSLVLSGCSSSSEESTASSTTTPTTTVAPSEAAAFQKVLDDTRSQAGFPGVIAQVASPDGTWTGTSGTIGQGKTQAPAVTDKTRIGSLTKTMTATVLLQLVQEGKLSLDETIDKYVPGLPNGDVATLLQLSDMTSGIPSYTKSDAIVNKFFANPEYAWPPQELVDGVKGLPADFAPGQGWEYSNTNYVLLGMVIEKVLGQPIADVFEQRLFGPLGMADTSFPGGSTEIGNPHMDGLTDQNQPPGQNVDSTRWNPSFAFTAGAVISTLDDLKKWGHALFTGEGVLDASSQQFRRDSIIRDIPPNTATAGYGIGIGDRGGWWGHDGDIPGYNSVLFHSYESDTTIIVLTNSDNTFTVDGKEAFPAPAVSAGLQQAVG encoded by the coding sequence ATGAAAACACACAAGCGACTTGGTTCAGCCATCACCGTGATGGCATTGGTCTCATTGGTACTCAGCGGCTGCTCGTCCTCATCAGAGGAGTCGACAGCATCGTCGACGACAACGCCCACAACGACTGTGGCCCCCTCCGAAGCCGCCGCATTTCAAAAGGTTCTCGACGACACCCGCAGCCAGGCAGGTTTTCCCGGCGTCATCGCGCAAGTCGCCTCGCCTGACGGAACCTGGACCGGCACATCGGGAACCATCGGTCAGGGAAAGACCCAGGCACCCGCGGTCACCGACAAGACCCGGATCGGATCCTTGACCAAGACGATGACCGCGACGGTCCTGCTGCAGTTGGTACAAGAAGGCAAGCTTTCCCTCGATGAGACCATCGACAAGTACGTGCCGGGTTTGCCCAACGGCGACGTCGCAACTCTGCTGCAACTGTCCGACATGACCAGCGGTATCCCGAGCTACACGAAGTCCGACGCGATCGTGAACAAGTTCTTCGCGAATCCCGAATATGCCTGGCCTCCACAGGAACTGGTGGACGGCGTCAAGGGACTCCCGGCCGACTTCGCTCCGGGCCAAGGGTGGGAGTACTCGAACACCAATTACGTGCTCTTGGGCATGGTGATCGAGAAGGTGCTGGGTCAGCCGATTGCCGACGTGTTCGAACAGCGACTGTTCGGCCCTCTGGGGATGGCCGACACCTCGTTCCCCGGCGGCTCCACCGAGATCGGCAATCCACACATGGACGGTTTGACCGACCAGAACCAGCCGCCCGGGCAGAACGTCGACTCCACCCGTTGGAACCCATCGTTCGCCTTCACCGCGGGCGCGGTCATCTCGACTCTCGACGACCTGAAGAAATGGGGGCACGCGCTGTTCACCGGCGAAGGTGTCCTGGACGCATCGAGCCAACAGTTCCGGAGGGATTCGATCATCCGCGACATCCCACCGAACACCGCGACGGCGGGGTACGGCATCGGGATCGGCGATCGGGGCGGCTGGTGGGGCCACGACGGCGACATCCCCGGATACAACAGCGTGTTGTTCCACAGCTACGAGTCCGACACCACGATCATCGTGCTGACCAACAGCGACAACACGTTCACGGTCGACGGCAAGGAAGCGTTTCCGGCCCCGGCCGTATCGGCGGGACTACAGCAGGCAGTGGGCTGA
- a CDS encoding DUF3556 domain-containing protein — protein sequence MGFTTPTLPSLEMDEWSRGTRAEKIRPLARHWAEIGFGTPVVLHLFYVVKILLYIVVGGLIAGSTSGLGGVTQISSWWDEPIVFQKIVIYTLLFEVLGLGCGFGPLNNRYSPPMGSALYWLRPNTIRLPPWPRVIPFTAGSNRTPVDVLLYAALLVTCVLALFSGGDGPAPDLGSDVGPLPIWIPIAVLLALALIGLRDKTVFLAARGEVYGALVVTFLLAGADMILAAKIVFVIIWMGAATSKLNKHFPFVVSTMMSNNPIVRPQRIKRKFFEHFPDDLRPGRLSRVVAHGATVIEMGVPLILFFSHGGWPTAIAATVMVVFHLGILSAIPMGVPLEWNVFMIFGLLFLFVGHADVAPSDADHLWLVLALTGVSAAVVVAGNLFPGKISFLPAMRYYAGNWDTTLWCITPSGSAKIEAGIVSIASMPAAQLERVYGKERLEIPLYLGYAFRAMNTHGRALFTLAHRAMTGRNESDYLLTDGERICSTALGWNFGDGHLHSEQLIAALQERCHFDPGEVRIVLLEAQPIHRGTQQYRLVDAATGEFERGEVRVADMVTRQPWDDDVPVHVHSAVAP from the coding sequence ATGGGATTCACCACGCCAACTCTGCCCAGTCTCGAGATGGACGAGTGGAGCCGCGGGACCCGCGCGGAGAAGATCCGCCCGTTGGCCCGGCATTGGGCGGAGATCGGCTTCGGCACTCCTGTTGTGCTGCACCTCTTCTACGTGGTGAAGATCCTCCTGTACATCGTGGTGGGTGGGCTGATCGCCGGGTCGACGTCCGGCCTCGGCGGCGTCACGCAGATCAGCAGTTGGTGGGACGAGCCCATCGTCTTCCAGAAGATCGTGATCTACACCCTGCTCTTCGAAGTGCTCGGCCTCGGCTGCGGATTCGGCCCACTCAACAACCGGTACTCGCCCCCGATGGGATCGGCCCTCTATTGGCTGCGACCGAACACCATTCGACTGCCGCCGTGGCCTCGGGTGATCCCATTCACCGCGGGCAGCAACCGAACTCCCGTCGATGTACTGCTCTACGCTGCGCTCCTCGTGACGTGCGTGCTCGCTTTGTTCTCGGGCGGTGACGGACCGGCGCCCGATCTCGGCAGCGATGTCGGCCCGCTTCCCATCTGGATCCCGATTGCTGTGCTTCTCGCGCTCGCGCTGATCGGGCTGAGAGACAAGACGGTCTTCCTCGCAGCTCGCGGTGAGGTCTACGGCGCACTCGTGGTGACTTTCTTGCTCGCAGGCGCCGACATGATCCTTGCCGCGAAGATCGTCTTTGTCATCATCTGGATGGGCGCGGCGACCTCCAAACTGAACAAGCACTTCCCGTTTGTGGTGTCCACGATGATGTCGAACAACCCGATCGTGCGACCACAGAGGATCAAGCGAAAGTTCTTCGAGCACTTCCCCGATGACCTGCGCCCAGGCCGCCTCTCACGTGTGGTGGCGCACGGTGCCACAGTGATCGAGATGGGTGTGCCCCTGATCCTCTTCTTCTCGCACGGCGGCTGGCCCACTGCCATCGCGGCCACCGTGATGGTGGTCTTCCATCTGGGCATTCTCAGTGCCATCCCGATGGGCGTGCCGCTGGAGTGGAACGTCTTCATGATCTTCGGGCTGCTGTTCCTGTTTGTCGGCCACGCGGACGTCGCACCCTCCGATGCCGACCATCTCTGGCTTGTTCTTGCACTCACCGGTGTGAGCGCGGCGGTAGTGGTGGCGGGCAACCTCTTTCCCGGCAAGATCTCGTTCCTGCCGGCAATGCGTTACTACGCAGGCAATTGGGACACCACCCTGTGGTGCATCACGCCCTCCGGCTCGGCCAAGATCGAAGCAGGCATCGTCTCGATCGCCAGCATGCCCGCCGCCCAGCTCGAGCGTGTCTACGGCAAGGAACGCCTGGAGATCCCGTTGTATCTCGGCTACGCCTTCCGCGCGATGAACACACACGGCCGCGCCCTGTTCACCCTGGCGCATCGAGCGATGACCGGACGCAACGAGTCGGACTACCTGCTCACGGACGGAGAACGCATCTGCAGCACGGCGCTCGGATGGAACTTCGGTGACGGCCACCTCCACAGCGAACAGCTCATCGCAGCGCTACAGGAGAGGTGTCATTTCGACCCCGGCGAGGTACGGATCGTGCTGCTCGAAGCCCAGCCGATCCACCGCGGAACCCAGCAGTACCGGCTCGTCGACGCAGCCACAGGAGAGTTCGAGCGCGGCGAGGTTCGGGTGGCCGACATGGTGACCCGTCAGCCGTGGGACGACGACGTACCGGTGCACGTACACTCGGCAGTCGCGCCCTGA
- a CDS encoding lipopolysaccharide assembly protein LapA domain-containing protein: MSNPNYDAAPPATTTTTAPASGSGRKISTILGLILAALLVIALIVFVVQNTEQVHIEFFGLNLDMAQGVALLLAAVVGFLIALLGSGILRLRRKVRDRHR, from the coding sequence ATGAGCAACCCCAATTACGATGCAGCCCCACCCGCGACGACCACCACCACTGCCCCCGCGTCCGGCAGCGGCCGAAAGATCTCCACGATTCTGGGGCTCATCCTCGCTGCGCTTCTGGTGATCGCGCTGATCGTCTTCGTAGTCCAGAACACCGAGCAAGTACATATCGAGTTCTTCGGACTCAACCTCGACATGGCGCAAGGTGTCGCCCTGCTCCTCGCCGCCGTGGTCGGATTCCTGATCGCGCTGCTCGGTAGCGGCATCCTGCGGCTGCGGCGCAAGGTGCGGGACCGTCACCGCTGA